In one Dermacentor albipictus isolate Rhodes 1998 colony chromosome 4, USDA_Dalb.pri_finalv2, whole genome shotgun sequence genomic region, the following are encoded:
- the LOC135899953 gene encoding acetylcholinesterase-like isoform X1: MTSSTRIFQKMWSTAWPLVFLVLSGVSCQRDSDLTVSTTAGRLRGILVPTTAGPVRAFLGVPFAEPPVGSARFKKPQQKKPWNGVFDATTFPPMCPQLPIQFNNYYLVKNSDRISEDCLFINVFAPINHKGSLKPVVVYIHGGFFSYGGISMKLHDASELSAREDLVVVTIAYRLGALGFLSVGTEDAPGNMGLHDQILALRWIKSNANAFGGDADRITLIGQSAGAFSVGIHLISPKSKGLFRRAIMQSGSPFTSTLVNRKKDAAFGAGELARALDCPSAMMMMQGGGADAMLKCLRSKDVASILNATASFTIEGLDGFFPVIGDDLIPGKPGDALRSGKLNARELLAGISEAEGDGLIHFMAKKFYNTNDAQEVRKDSMIFVARGTMITLLGFDSKRAIDRYFNGSRVQGGTDALHAAADLIGDSQLGCPTVGFAKRFVNPDTRVFMYKFSQQPSRVNWPKWVRPTHTDEIAFALGSIFKLDPEISLDDVRAAENFMHIISTFSRTGVPRVQDRTSWPKFDQQQRYMNIQKQGNFPGKNLLYSTCDMWERVSPYD; encoded by the exons ATGACCTCATCGACACGCATTTTTCAG AAAATGTGGTCGACTGCGTGGCCGCTCGTTTTCCTGGTTTTGTCGGGCGTAAGCTGCCAGCGAGACTCGGACTTGACTGTCTCAACAACCGCAGGACGCCTGAGAGGTATACTTGTCCCTACAACAGCCGGGCCTGTACGTGCCTTCCTGGGAGTTCCTTTCGCTGAGCCACCAGTAGGCTCTGCCCGTTTCAAGAAACCACAACAGAAAAAACCCTGGAATGGAGTATTCGATGCCACTACGTTTCCGCCAATGTGCCCTCAGCTACCTATACAGTTCAATAACTACTACTTAGTCAAGAATAGCGATCGCATTTCGGAAGACTGTCTTTTCATTAACGTGTTTGCTCCTATCAACCACAAAGGATCACTGAAGCCCGTTGTCGTTTATATTCACGGAGGCTTCTTTTCATACGGTGGAATCTCGATGAAGCTTCATGACGCCTCAGAACTATCGGCCAGAGAAGACCTTGTTGTCGTTACCATTGCGTACAGACTTGGCGCGCTTGGATTTCTGAGCGTTGGCACCGAAGACGCACCTGGTAACATGGGCCTTCATGACCAGATTCTCGCGCTGCGCTGGATAAAAAGCAACGCCAATGCTTTTGGTGGAGATGCTGACCGCATTACTCTCATTGGTCAGAGTGCAGGAGCTTTCTCCGTTGGCATTCACTTGATATCTCCCAAAAGCAAAGGCCTCTTCCGGCGAGCAATTATGCAAAGTGGAAGCCCCTTcacgagcacgctcgtgaaccgAAAGAAGGACGCAGCcttcggagcgggcgagctggcgaGAGCTCTGGACTGCCCTTCggcaatgatgatgatgcaagGTGGTGGTGCGGATGCAATGCTCAAGTGTCTGCGCTCCAAGGACGTTGCTTCCATACTGAACGCGACGGCAAGCTTCACCATCGAAGGCCTAGACGGCTTCTTCCCGGTAATAGGCGACGACCTTATACCCGGGAAGCCCGGAGATGCTTTGAGAAGCGGGAAGCTGAACGCTCGCGAGCTACTGGCCGGCATATCAGAAGCCGAAGGAGATGGACTCATTCACTTTATGGCAAAAAAATTCTACAATACCAACGACGCCCAAGAAGTCAGGAAAGATTCCATGATTTTCGTTGCGAGAGGGACAATGATAACGCTCTTGGGGTTCGATTCCAAGCGAGCAATAGACCGCTACTTTAACGGCTCGCGCGTACAAGGCGGAACCGATGCACTTCACGCAGCGGCAGACCTCATCGGCGACAGCCAGCTCGGGTGCCCGACGGTGGGCTTTGCCAAAAGATTCGTGAACCCCGACACGAGAGTGTTTATGTACAAGTTTTCACAACAACCATCCAGGGTGAACTGGCCGAAGTGGGTTCGCCCCACTCACACGGACGAAATCGCGTTCGCGTTAGGGTCAATATTCAAGCTGGATCCAGAGATCTCACTGGACGATGTCAGAGCCGCCGAAAACTTCATGCATATCATTTCTACCTTTAGCCGCACAGG AGTTCCACGGGTCCAGGACAGAACTTCGTGGCCGAAATTTGATCAGCAGCAACGATACATGAACATCCAAAAGCAAGGAAATTTTCCCGGAAAGAATTTGCTCTATTCTACGTGTGATATGTGGGAAAGGGTTAGTCCTTATGATTAA
- the LOC135899953 gene encoding acetylcholinesterase-like isoform X2, with the protein MWSTAWPLVFLVLSGVSCQRDSDLTVSTTAGRLRGILVPTTAGPVRAFLGVPFAEPPVGSARFKKPQQKKPWNGVFDATTFPPMCPQLPIQFNNYYLVKNSDRISEDCLFINVFAPINHKGSLKPVVVYIHGGFFSYGGISMKLHDASELSAREDLVVVTIAYRLGALGFLSVGTEDAPGNMGLHDQILALRWIKSNANAFGGDADRITLIGQSAGAFSVGIHLISPKSKGLFRRAIMQSGSPFTSTLVNRKKDAAFGAGELARALDCPSAMMMMQGGGADAMLKCLRSKDVASILNATASFTIEGLDGFFPVIGDDLIPGKPGDALRSGKLNARELLAGISEAEGDGLIHFMAKKFYNTNDAQEVRKDSMIFVARGTMITLLGFDSKRAIDRYFNGSRVQGGTDALHAAADLIGDSQLGCPTVGFAKRFVNPDTRVFMYKFSQQPSRVNWPKWVRPTHTDEIAFALGSIFKLDPEISLDDVRAAENFMHIISTFSRTGVPRVQDRTSWPKFDQQQRYMNIQKQGNFPGKNLLYSTCDMWERVSPYD; encoded by the exons ATGTGGTCGACTGCGTGGCCGCTCGTTTTCCTGGTTTTGTCGGGCGTAAGCTGCCAGCGAGACTCGGACTTGACTGTCTCAACAACCGCAGGACGCCTGAGAGGTATACTTGTCCCTACAACAGCCGGGCCTGTACGTGCCTTCCTGGGAGTTCCTTTCGCTGAGCCACCAGTAGGCTCTGCCCGTTTCAAGAAACCACAACAGAAAAAACCCTGGAATGGAGTATTCGATGCCACTACGTTTCCGCCAATGTGCCCTCAGCTACCTATACAGTTCAATAACTACTACTTAGTCAAGAATAGCGATCGCATTTCGGAAGACTGTCTTTTCATTAACGTGTTTGCTCCTATCAACCACAAAGGATCACTGAAGCCCGTTGTCGTTTATATTCACGGAGGCTTCTTTTCATACGGTGGAATCTCGATGAAGCTTCATGACGCCTCAGAACTATCGGCCAGAGAAGACCTTGTTGTCGTTACCATTGCGTACAGACTTGGCGCGCTTGGATTTCTGAGCGTTGGCACCGAAGACGCACCTGGTAACATGGGCCTTCATGACCAGATTCTCGCGCTGCGCTGGATAAAAAGCAACGCCAATGCTTTTGGTGGAGATGCTGACCGCATTACTCTCATTGGTCAGAGTGCAGGAGCTTTCTCCGTTGGCATTCACTTGATATCTCCCAAAAGCAAAGGCCTCTTCCGGCGAGCAATTATGCAAAGTGGAAGCCCCTTcacgagcacgctcgtgaaccgAAAGAAGGACGCAGCcttcggagcgggcgagctggcgaGAGCTCTGGACTGCCCTTCggcaatgatgatgatgcaagGTGGTGGTGCGGATGCAATGCTCAAGTGTCTGCGCTCCAAGGACGTTGCTTCCATACTGAACGCGACGGCAAGCTTCACCATCGAAGGCCTAGACGGCTTCTTCCCGGTAATAGGCGACGACCTTATACCCGGGAAGCCCGGAGATGCTTTGAGAAGCGGGAAGCTGAACGCTCGCGAGCTACTGGCCGGCATATCAGAAGCCGAAGGAGATGGACTCATTCACTTTATGGCAAAAAAATTCTACAATACCAACGACGCCCAAGAAGTCAGGAAAGATTCCATGATTTTCGTTGCGAGAGGGACAATGATAACGCTCTTGGGGTTCGATTCCAAGCGAGCAATAGACCGCTACTTTAACGGCTCGCGCGTACAAGGCGGAACCGATGCACTTCACGCAGCGGCAGACCTCATCGGCGACAGCCAGCTCGGGTGCCCGACGGTGGGCTTTGCCAAAAGATTCGTGAACCCCGACACGAGAGTGTTTATGTACAAGTTTTCACAACAACCATCCAGGGTGAACTGGCCGAAGTGGGTTCGCCCCACTCACACGGACGAAATCGCGTTCGCGTTAGGGTCAATATTCAAGCTGGATCCAGAGATCTCACTGGACGATGTCAGAGCCGCCGAAAACTTCATGCATATCATTTCTACCTTTAGCCGCACAGG AGTTCCACGGGTCCAGGACAGAACTTCGTGGCCGAAATTTGATCAGCAGCAACGATACATGAACATCCAAAAGCAAGGAAATTTTCCCGGAAAGAATTTGCTCTATTCTACGTGTGATATGTGGGAAAGGGTTAGTCCTTATGATTAA